Proteins from a genomic interval of Halomonas alkaliantarctica:
- a CDS encoding DUF3617 domain-containing protein produces MMLRNMAVAALVAFPMVALAETPNVTAGEWEFVSKTSVTGEMEIPDQTETERQCISQEELEGAEFGFIEEEEGCELLDQEMTADGLSYSMVCRAEGGEATIDGEMRFMGERIEGSVDILTQSPMGELSMNTVIEGEYLGECE; encoded by the coding sequence ATGATGTTACGTAACATGGCAGTAGCGGCCCTAGTGGCCTTTCCGATGGTCGCGTTGGCTGAAACCCCCAATGTCACCGCTGGTGAGTGGGAGTTTGTGAGCAAAACCAGTGTCACCGGCGAAATGGAAATCCCGGATCAAACTGAAACCGAACGCCAGTGTATTAGTCAGGAAGAGCTTGAGGGCGCTGAATTCGGCTTCATCGAGGAAGAAGAAGGCTGTGAGCTGCTCGACCAGGAGATGACTGCGGACGGCCTAAGCTACAGCATGGTGTGCCGTGCTGAGGGTGGCGAAGCCACTATCGATGGCGAAATGCGGTTTATGGGCGAGCGTATCGAAGGTAGCGTCGATATCCTTACCCAATCACCTATGGGTGAGCTGAGCATGAATACCGTAATTGAAGGCGAGTACCTTGGCGAGTGTGAGTAA
- a CDS encoding CPXCG motif-containing cysteine-rich protein encodes MQDDALVNYDFHCPYCDSPLTFLIDTSQGSHDTWEDCHQCCAPIQLQVIVSPMSGELDSVVAGRDDDVL; translated from the coding sequence ATGCAAGACGACGCCCTGGTCAATTATGACTTTCACTGCCCCTACTGCGATTCGCCGCTGACCTTCCTGATTGATACGTCACAGGGCAGCCATGACACCTGGGAGGATTGCCACCAGTGTTGCGCGCCCATCCAGCTACAAGTCATCGTCTCACCAATGAGCGGAGAACTCGACAGCGTCGTCGCTGGCCGCGACGACGACGTGCTATAG